Proteins co-encoded in one uncultured Draconibacterium sp. genomic window:
- a CDS encoding carboxypeptidase-like regulatory domain-containing protein — protein sequence MKKTIIFIFTVFVALTALGQSGSKVAHTIKGKVVDANTNRPVSYTNIGLEGTFFGTASDSEGNFELKIPEEMVDKKIYFSAVGFTNKQFPVKELFSKEFAVVKLQSQSYDVEEVDVAAQNKVLIRILRMASENIKYNYGSGPFNMHFAYSKEKAVDGQVKSPQIATVLLYDETGYTHPSKSDAFKARNYSVTKEQTDDDYSFSSAQLNIDDLLGFDWVRSASGILSPALLSSYQLALESQPVIDGKEYWVISFSPKVPTLATTGDYYAGTFKGKISINKEDYSILKIEGEAVAPKSNRQGRALAIGQNNTDYYTDVLYTFEVDYKDLLLKRVVQDKTYTYKGEKVSEQAVLEMSRAHTNNLTVIDSRNYFPGE from the coding sequence ATGAAGAAAACAATTATATTCATTTTTACAGTCTTTGTTGCCCTTACAGCGTTGGGGCAAAGCGGATCGAAGGTGGCGCACACCATTAAAGGGAAGGTGGTTGATGCCAATACAAATCGTCCGGTTTCGTATACCAATATTGGTTTGGAAGGTACGTTTTTTGGCACTGCCAGCGATAGCGAGGGGAATTTTGAATTGAAGATTCCTGAAGAGATGGTGGATAAAAAAATTTACTTTTCTGCCGTGGGGTTCACCAACAAACAATTTCCGGTAAAGGAACTTTTTTCGAAAGAGTTTGCAGTGGTAAAATTGCAGTCTCAGTCGTATGATGTTGAAGAGGTTGATGTTGCCGCACAAAATAAAGTACTGATCCGCATTTTGCGTATGGCCTCAGAGAATATTAAATACAATTATGGTTCGGGCCCGTTTAATATGCACTTTGCTTATTCAAAAGAAAAAGCAGTTGACGGGCAGGTGAAATCGCCACAAATTGCTACTGTGTTGCTTTACGACGAAACAGGTTATACTCATCCTTCCAAATCGGATGCTTTTAAAGCACGGAACTACTCGGTTACAAAAGAACAGACCGACGACGATTACAGTTTCTCAAGCGCACAATTAAACATTGATGATTTGTTGGGATTCGACTGGGTGCGCTCGGCATCGGGTATTTTAAGTCCTGCATTGTTAAGTAGCTATCAACTGGCTCTGGAAAGCCAACCCGTTATCGATGGAAAAGAGTACTGGGTGATTTCCTTCAGCCCGAAAGTACCTACGCTAGCAACTACAGGCGATTATTATGCCGGTACTTTTAAAGGCAAAATCAGCATTAATAAAGAAGATTATTCGATATTAAAAATTGAAGGCGAAGCGGTAGCTCCAAAAAGTAACCGTCAGGGCCGGGCACTTGCAATCGGGCAAAACAATACGGATTATTATACCGATGTGTTGTACACTTTTGAAGTGGATTATAAAGACCTTTTGCTAAAACGTGTGGTGCAGGACAAAACCTACACCTATAAAGGTGAAAAGGTTTCGGAGCAAGCGGTGCTTGAAATGAGTCGGGCACACACGAATAATCTTACTGTTATTGATTCGCGCAATTATTTCCCCGGAGAATAA
- a CDS encoding efflux RND transporter periplasmic adaptor subunit: MKQKKTLPYIIGIAVVIIIVLIVGKKQGWLGSDVSVKVSTETVESKTITEFITANGKIQPETEVKISPDVAGEIVELHVEDGDAVEQGKLLCVIKPEMYVSAVNRSEAAVNSSKARQAQAEAQLIENELSYKRSKQLYDKGTIPVSQFESAEAAYKVAQAEARAAQYSVLSAQASLDEAKEQLIKTKIYAPITGTISALNVEKGERVVGTSMMVGTEMMTVADLNKMEVQVEVNENDIVKVMKGDTALVEVDAYLNRKFKGIVTEIANSASVAGTSSDQVTNFDVKVLLLKDSYEDLIDPANGNLYPFRPGMSATVDILTETRENVISVPISAVTTRIKKENGGTKEVGTDSKNSSDDENATQRDEKQEVVFVYTDGRVMKTEVETGIQDNNSIEILKGIKVGDEVVIAPYTIINRTLKDSMLVKKVSEEDLFNSED; encoded by the coding sequence CCATATATAATTGGAATTGCGGTTGTAATCATTATTGTGCTTATCGTGGGCAAAAAGCAAGGATGGCTGGGCAGCGATGTTAGCGTAAAAGTGTCGACCGAAACAGTAGAAAGTAAAACCATTACCGAGTTTATAACTGCCAACGGAAAAATTCAACCGGAAACGGAGGTAAAAATCAGCCCTGATGTGGCCGGTGAGATCGTTGAACTACATGTTGAAGATGGCGATGCGGTTGAGCAGGGAAAATTACTGTGTGTTATAAAACCAGAAATGTATGTTTCGGCAGTAAACCGATCGGAAGCCGCCGTAAACTCATCGAAAGCCAGACAGGCACAGGCCGAGGCACAACTAATTGAAAACGAACTTTCGTACAAACGCTCCAAACAATTGTATGATAAAGGTACAATTCCGGTTTCGCAATTCGAATCAGCGGAAGCAGCATACAAAGTTGCACAAGCCGAAGCTCGTGCCGCACAATATTCGGTATTAAGTGCGCAGGCATCGCTTGACGAAGCCAAAGAGCAGCTGATAAAAACAAAAATTTACGCACCTATTACAGGAACCATTTCGGCATTAAATGTTGAAAAAGGCGAACGCGTGGTAGGAACCAGTATGATGGTGGGAACAGAAATGATGACCGTTGCTGACCTCAACAAAATGGAAGTGCAGGTTGAAGTAAACGAAAACGATATTGTAAAGGTAATGAAAGGCGACACTGCCCTGGTAGAAGTTGACGCATACCTAAACCGCAAATTCAAAGGTATTGTTACCGAAATTGCCAACTCGGCAAGTGTTGCCGGAACCAGTTCCGACCAGGTTACCAACTTCGATGTAAAAGTGCTTTTGCTAAAAGATTCGTACGAAGATCTGATTGATCCGGCGAATGGCAATCTTTACCCTTTCCGTCCCGGAATGTCGGCTACGGTTGATATTCTTACCGAAACCCGCGAAAATGTTATTTCGGTACCAATTTCGGCAGTTACAACACGGATAAAAAAAGAAAATGGCGGCACCAAAGAAGTTGGTACTGATTCGAAAAATTCTTCCGACGACGAAAACGCTACCCAGCGCGATGAAAAACAGGAAGTGGTTTTTGTATATACCGATGGCCGCGTAATGAAAACCGAAGTGGAAACCGGAATTCAGGACAACAACAGCATTGAAATTCTGAAAGGAATTAAAGTTGGCGACGAAGTAGTTATCGCGCCTTACACCATTATTAACCGCACGCTAAAAGACAGTATGCTGGTTAAAAAGGTTAGTGAAGAAGATTTGTTTAATTCGGAAGATTAA